Proteins encoded by one window of Chryseobacterium sp. POL2:
- a CDS encoding nitroreductase: MENAKILKHIIEERRSVFPKDYAEAPIPEHILEDILGAAVLAPNHKRTKPWRFKIFRGEEKQLLGEELQSIYKDTTPPQIFLEKKYQDIGFKISKANIVISIVCEFSPLVPEWEEIAATAMAVQNMYLTCTANRIGCYWSSSAVVNHLQESLKIEENQKCLGLFYMGGL; the protein is encoded by the coding sequence ATGGAAAATGCGAAAATTTTAAAACATATCATCGAAGAGCGAAGAAGTGTCTTTCCAAAAGATTACGCAGAAGCGCCAATTCCGGAGCATATTTTGGAAGATATCTTGGGTGCAGCAGTTTTGGCGCCCAATCATAAGAGAACAAAACCTTGGCGTTTCAAGATTTTTCGAGGTGAAGAAAAGCAGTTATTAGGCGAAGAATTACAATCGATTTATAAAGACACAACGCCACCACAAATTTTTTTAGAGAAAAAATATCAGGATATTGGTTTCAAAATAAGCAAAGCCAATATTGTGATTTCTATCGTTTGTGAGTTCAGTCCTTTGGTGCCCGAGTGGGAAGAAATTGCTGCTACAGCGATGGCTGTGCAAAATATGTATCTAACATGTACAGCCAACAGAATTGGGTGCTATTGGAGTTCTTCGGCTGTGGTCAATCATCTCCAAGAATCTTTGAAAATTGAAGAAAATCAAAAATGTCTAGGGCTTTTCTATATGGGAGGTTTGTAG
- a CDS encoding 30S ribosomal protein S16, translating to MSVKIRLQRHGSKGKPFFHIVVADSRAKRDGKFIEKIGTYNPITNPATINLDVDAAVEWLNKGAQPSDTARAILSYKGALYKKHLQGGVAKGAFDEAEAEKRFAAWVEGKESKVQGKAEGLAKAKADAKKAALEAEAKVNEARLAAVAQAEADAKAAEEAANAPVEETTEAPAEGEAAAEENTEA from the coding sequence ATGTCAGTAAAAATTAGATTACAAAGACACGGGTCAAAAGGTAAGCCTTTTTTCCACATCGTAGTAGCAGATTCAAGAGCTAAGAGAGATGGTAAATTCATCGAGAAAATCGGTACTTACAATCCTATTACTAACCCTGCAACTATCAATTTGGATGTTGATGCTGCTGTAGAGTGGTTAAACAAAGGTGCTCAACCGTCTGATACTGCTAGAGCAATTTTATCTTACAAAGGAGCTCTTTACAAAAAACACTTACAAGGTGGTGTTGCTAAAGGTGCTTTCGATGAAGCTGAAGCTGAGAAGAGATTCGCTGCTTGGGTAGAAGGTAAAGAATCAAAAGTACAAGGTAAAGCTGAAGGTTTGGCTAAAGCAAAAGCCGATGCTAAAAAAGCTGCTTTGGAAGCTGAAGCTAAAGTAAACGAAGCTAGATTGGCTGCAGTTGCACAAGCTGAGGCTGACGCAAAAGCTGCTGAAGAAGCTGCTAACGCACCAGTTGAAGAAACTACAGAAGCCCCTGCAGAAGGAGAAGCTGCTGCTGAAGAAAATACAGAAGCTTAA
- a CDS encoding NAD(P)H-dependent glycerol-3-phosphate dehydrogenase: MAKSKPSQLPIVGVVGSGSFATAIVKMLTENCKTVHWHVRNEFVKGAIQLRGHNPTYLPMVSFNLKQLKLTTDINELVESCDIIVLATPSIYLAATLEHLNCNYKDKLFCSAIKGIVPEYNDIVANYLRDKFQIGYRNQAVIAGPCHAEEVAMERLSYLTIAAAEAQDSETLAKIFSSFYIKVNQSCDILGNEYSAILKNIYAIGAGIASGLGYGDNFIAVYVSNAIREMETFLEAIYPEPRDVNESAYLGDLLVTAYSLFSRNRNLGNLIGKGYTIKSAIQSMNMVAEGYYATNGIYSICKEKKLKLPIINTIFAVLYEEKNAEKQFAKLTDKLT, translated from the coding sequence ATGGCTAAATCAAAACCATCGCAGTTGCCGATAGTCGGTGTTGTAGGAAGTGGAAGCTTTGCAACGGCAATTGTTAAAATGCTTACCGAAAACTGTAAAACGGTGCATTGGCACGTCCGAAACGAATTTGTAAAAGGTGCCATCCAATTGCGGGGACACAACCCAACTTACCTTCCAATGGTAAGCTTCAATCTTAAACAATTAAAACTAACGACCGACATCAATGAGTTGGTGGAATCTTGTGATATTATTGTTCTAGCAACGCCTTCGATTTATCTAGCTGCGACTTTAGAACATCTTAACTGCAATTATAAAGACAAGTTATTCTGTTCTGCCATCAAAGGTATTGTCCCAGAATATAATGATATTGTTGCCAATTATCTTCGTGATAAATTCCAGATTGGTTATCGCAATCAAGCTGTAATTGCTGGACCTTGTCATGCTGAAGAAGTTGCTATGGAACGTTTGTCTTATTTAACGATAGCTGCCGCAGAAGCTCAGGATTCTGAAACATTGGCTAAAATATTTTCATCGTTCTATATTAAAGTTAACCAAAGCTGCGATATTCTTGGCAATGAGTACAGTGCCATTCTAAAAAACATCTACGCCATCGGCGCTGGTATTGCAAGCGGCTTAGGCTACGGCGACAACTTCATTGCGGTGTATGTTTCGAATGCCATTCGCGAGATGGAAACTTTTTTGGAAGCCATTTATCCAGAACCGCGAGATGTTAACGAAAGCGCTTATCTTGGCGACCTTTTGGTAACAGCATACTCGTTGTTCTCGCGTAACCGAAATCTTGGAAATCTTATCGGAAAAGGCTACACCATAAAATCGGCCATCCAATCTATGAACATGGTTGCAGAAGGCTATTATGCTACCAATGGTATCTATAGCATTTGTAAAGAAAAGAAACTAAAACTTCCGATTATCAATACAATTTTCGCTGTTCTTTATGAAGAAAAAAATGCGGAAAAACAGTTTGCTAAATTAACAGACAAATTGACCTAA
- the asnS gene encoding asparagine--tRNA ligase, which yields MKKQTIKDLLTDYKKVLHHDITVYGWVRAFRSNRFIALNDGSTINNLQVVVDFENFDENIIKNINTAASLKITGEVVESQGAGQTVELIAKKITILGENFTEELQSTILQPKKHSLEKLREQAHLRFRTNLFGAVFRIRHAISFAIHQYFNQNQFFYINTPIVTGADAEGAGEMFGVTNFDLNNIPRDEDGAIDYSQDFFGRKTNLTVSGQLEGETAAMGLGRIYTFGPTFRAENSNTTRHLAEFWMIEPEVAFNNLEDNIDLAEDFLKYVINYCLENCKDDLEFLDKRFAEEQKTKPEKERAKEGLIEKLQNVVSKRFKRVSYTEAIDILLNSKENKKGKFQYPIEEWGADLQSEHERFLVEKHFESPVVLFDYPKEIKAFYMKLNEDNKTVAAMDVLFPGIGEIIGGSEREARYDVLKQKMTDMHVDEQELWWYLDTRKFGSVPHAGFGLGLERLVLFITGMTNIRDVIPFPRTPKSAEF from the coding sequence ATGAAAAAGCAAACAATTAAAGATCTTTTAACAGATTACAAGAAAGTTTTACATCACGACATTACAGTTTACGGTTGGGTTAGAGCATTCCGTTCTAATCGTTTTATTGCACTTAACGACGGTTCTACCATCAATAATTTGCAGGTGGTAGTAGACTTCGAAAATTTTGATGAAAACATTATCAAAAATATCAATACAGCAGCCTCTCTGAAAATAACTGGTGAAGTGGTAGAAAGTCAAGGTGCTGGGCAAACTGTAGAACTCATTGCGAAAAAAATTACAATTCTTGGAGAAAACTTTACCGAGGAATTGCAATCGACAATTTTGCAACCTAAAAAACATAGTTTAGAAAAACTACGCGAGCAAGCGCATCTTAGATTCAGAACCAATTTGTTTGGAGCCGTTTTCAGAATTCGTCATGCTATTAGTTTTGCAATTCACCAGTATTTTAACCAAAACCAATTTTTCTATATCAACACACCCATTGTTACGGGAGCCGATGCAGAAGGAGCGGGAGAAATGTTTGGCGTAACTAATTTTGATCTAAATAATATTCCGAGAGACGAAGACGGCGCGATCGACTATAGCCAGGACTTCTTTGGTAGAAAGACTAACCTTACGGTTTCTGGTCAGTTGGAGGGCGAAACTGCTGCAATGGGCTTGGGAAGGATTTATACATTCGGGCCTACTTTCCGTGCAGAAAATTCTAATACAACGCGTCACCTAGCAGAGTTTTGGATGATAGAGCCAGAAGTGGCTTTCAATAATTTGGAAGATAATATCGACTTAGCAGAAGATTTCTTGAAATATGTCATTAATTATTGTCTTGAAAATTGTAAAGATGATTTAGAATTTTTGGATAAGCGTTTTGCAGAAGAACAAAAAACAAAACCCGAGAAAGAAAGAGCAAAAGAAGGTCTTATTGAGAAATTACAAAATGTTGTATCTAAGCGTTTCAAGCGAGTTTCTTACACAGAAGCTATTGACATTTTATTAAATTCTAAAGAAAACAAAAAAGGTAAATTCCAATATCCAATCGAAGAGTGGGGCGCAGATCTACAATCGGAGCACGAGCGTTTCTTAGTTGAAAAACACTTCGAAAGTCCAGTTGTATTGTTCGATTATCCAAAAGAAATCAAAGCTTTTTACATGAAGTTGAACGAAGATAACAAAACCGTAGCCGCGATGGACGTATTGTTCCCAGGCATTGGCGAGATTATCGGTGGGTCAGAACGTGAAGCGCGTTATGATGTTCTAAAACAAAAAATGACAGATATGCATGTTGACGAGCAAGAGCTTTGGTGGTACCTCGATACGCGCAAGTTCGGGTCTGTGCCGCATGCAGGATTCGGTTTAGGATTAGAGCGTTTGGTCTTGTTTATCACAGGTATGACCAATATTCGCGACGTTATCCCTTTCCCAAGAACGCCCAAAAGCGCTGAATTTTAA
- a CDS encoding M23 family metallopeptidase → MKRFFRSNKKTNIILAALLLIVFGQSFVIGKLYADRDDKNYQVNLVKINTTKDSIDHRELKENLLSVDQVVRNINAFLVSKNASDLRIESLAKDSLANEVYLSKQSNRYSQYLVDLEKKLQQVPLGVPTSGYISSNFGIRKNPIPFKTVFASVKTLKPANDSTSLANNSALKDDSKADQNALAEKDQMQFHKGIDVAVAYGTDVVAAAAGKVLFAGQKGGYGNCVIVSHANGLATLYGHLSSISVSANQEVKVGEVIAKSGNSGRSTGPHLHYEVHRNNTPVNPKLFMNL, encoded by the coding sequence ATGAAGAGATTTTTTAGAAGTAACAAAAAAACAAATATTATTTTGGCGGCTTTGCTGCTGATTGTTTTTGGACAATCTTTTGTTATTGGTAAGTTGTATGCAGATAGAGATGATAAAAATTATCAAGTTAACCTCGTGAAAATTAATACTACTAAAGATAGTATTGACCACCGCGAGCTCAAGGAAAATCTATTAAGTGTGGACCAAGTGGTTCGCAATATCAATGCTTTTTTGGTGTCAAAAAATGCGTCTGATTTAAGAATTGAAAGTCTTGCCAAAGATAGCTTAGCCAACGAAGTTTACCTTTCCAAACAGTCCAATCGTTATAGCCAATATTTGGTGGATCTAGAGAAGAAGCTGCAACAAGTGCCGCTAGGCGTTCCAACTTCAGGTTATATTTCTTCTAACTTCGGGATTAGAAAAAATCCAATTCCTTTCAAAACTGTTTTTGCTTCTGTTAAAACATTGAAACCAGCTAATGATAGTACTTCTTTGGCAAATAATTCTGCTTTGAAAGACGATTCAAAAGCGGATCAAAATGCGCTTGCTGAAAAAGACCAAATGCAGTTCCATAAGGGGATTGATGTCGCGGTAGCTTACGGAACGGATGTTGTCGCTGCGGCGGCTGGTAAGGTTTTGTTTGCTGGACAAAAAGGCGGCTATGGTAACTGTGTGATTGTTTCGCATGCCAATGGTCTAGCGACACTGTATGGACATTTGTCGAGCATTTCTGTGTCTGCCAACCAAGAAGTGAAGGTTGGTGAGGTTATTGCCAAATCTGGAAATTCTGGACGTTCAACAGGGCCACATCTGCATTATGAAGTTCACAGAAATAATACGCCGGTTAATCCAAAACTGTTCATGAATTTATAA
- the rimM gene encoding ribosome maturation factor RimM (Essential for efficient processing of 16S rRNA) has translation MRKEDCYFLGKITRKHGLAGNVILKLDTDQPELYNKLESIFVEINGLLVPFFIEKTSWSKTDALNILFKNVTEALAEQVLGKDVYLPLSTLPKLSGKQFYYHEIVGFEIREEDGKSCGIIQSVNDQTAQHYFMLKLADRDVVIPIIKDWILEVNRDEKYIQMQLPDGLMDVFLTDSKKDE, from the coding sequence ATGCGTAAGGAAGACTGTTACTTTTTAGGAAAAATTACGCGTAAGCACGGATTAGCGGGTAACGTGATCCTGAAATTGGATACCGATCAACCCGAACTTTACAATAAATTGGAATCAATATTCGTTGAAATCAACGGATTATTGGTTCCTTTTTTTATTGAAAAAACATCTTGGAGCAAGACTGATGCGCTTAATATTTTGTTCAAAAATGTTACCGAAGCTTTAGCAGAACAGGTTCTTGGGAAAGATGTCTATCTTCCTCTTTCTACTTTACCGAAACTGTCCGGTAAACAATTTTATTATCACGAGATTGTCGGCTTCGAGATTCGCGAAGAAGATGGAAAATCTTGTGGAATAATTCAATCTGTGAATGACCAAACGGCTCAACATTATTTTATGTTAAAATTGGCAGATCGTGATGTTGTTATTCCGATTATCAAAGATTGGATTCTTGAAGTTAACCGTGACGAAAAATATATCCAAATGCAATTGCCAGATGGTTTGATGGATGTTTTTTTAACGGATTCCAAAAAAGATGAGTAA
- a CDS encoding copper resistance protein CopD gives MSHHLLLIFHLLGACIWVGGHLVLAIGILPEVLKKKDPEILLNFERKYEKIGIPALLVMVITGVWMSYQFGVKFQDWFHYSNPLETAISIKLLFLLITVMFAISANFFVLPKLSPKSLPLMAFHIICVTLLGVGFLLVGSFIRFGGISL, from the coding sequence ATGTCACATCATTTACTTTTAATATTTCACCTTTTGGGAGCCTGCATTTGGGTGGGCGGACATTTGGTTTTGGCGATAGGAATTTTACCAGAAGTTTTAAAGAAAAAAGACCCCGAAATTCTTTTAAATTTTGAAAGAAAATACGAGAAAATAGGCATTCCCGCGCTTTTGGTGATGGTGATTACTGGCGTTTGGATGTCGTATCAATTTGGGGTGAAATTTCAGGATTGGTTTCATTATTCGAATCCTTTGGAAACAGCAATTTCTATTAAGCTTTTATTTCTATTGATTACGGTGATGTTTGCGATAAGCGCCAACTTTTTTGTGCTTCCTAAATTGTCTCCTAAAAGCCTTCCTTTAATGGCTTTTCATATTATTTGTGTGACTTTGTTGGGCGTTGGATTTTTGCTGGTAGGAAGTTTTATACGATTCGGGGGAATTTCTTTATAA
- a CDS encoding trigger factor: protein MNVTAQNHDEVSALLTVTLDKSDYKEKVEKTLINYAKNAQVPGFRKGKVPLSMVKRQYEAGIAFEEINKQVSEALNNYVNDNKLRLVGQPVPQPMNEFDYNADQLSVGFEIGYEPEFTIDLSKYEAPHFQVEASDKEINTSVENMQKRFAERIAQDKIGKDSYVALEVKQVVEEGAEGEHNHAPKQVTASKETKEAYTLVKSLKKDESVKVSKEDLIAKEDLAKELGISKDEAENMHHNEVEVTVKDIYGLDLAELNQDMFDKVYGKDEIKSEEELRERVKKELDEYFQQNADVYFVNKVLEQITEKEEIQLPEAFLVKWLMFSNQNIQSEEQAKEILENEKSQIKYQILEGKLMTQNEINLEYNDILAQAEQLVRNQLAIYGIHHLSDEEIQKYAVEMLKDENQIRQISSEVAMAKLKDAILDKASKKETKISHDEFLEELKK from the coding sequence ATGAACGTTACAGCACAAAATCACGATGAAGTAAGTGCATTACTTACTGTAACATTGGATAAATCAGACTACAAAGAAAAAGTTGAAAAAACATTGATTAACTACGCTAAAAATGCGCAAGTTCCTGGATTCAGAAAAGGAAAAGTGCCATTAAGCATGGTTAAAAGACAATACGAAGCTGGTATCGCTTTTGAAGAAATCAACAAACAAGTTTCTGAAGCGTTAAACAACTATGTTAACGACAACAAACTAAGACTAGTTGGTCAACCAGTCCCTCAACCAATGAACGAGTTCGATTACAACGCAGACCAACTATCTGTAGGATTCGAGATTGGTTACGAACCAGAATTCACTATCGATCTTTCGAAATACGAAGCACCACACTTCCAAGTGGAAGCTTCTGATAAAGAAATCAACACAAGTGTAGAAAATATGCAAAAGCGTTTCGCGGAGCGTATCGCACAAGACAAAATCGGTAAAGACTCTTACGTAGCTCTAGAAGTTAAGCAAGTTGTAGAAGAAGGAGCAGAGGGCGAACACAACCACGCACCAAAACAAGTTACAGCTAGCAAAGAAACTAAAGAAGCTTACACCCTAGTAAAATCTTTGAAAAAAGACGAATCTGTAAAAGTTTCTAAAGAAGACCTTATCGCTAAAGAAGACCTTGCTAAAGAACTAGGAATTTCTAAAGACGAAGCTGAAAACATGCACCACAACGAGGTTGAAGTAACTGTTAAAGACATCTACGGTCTAGACTTAGCAGAACTTAACCAAGACATGTTTGACAAAGTTTACGGTAAAGACGAAATCAAGTCTGAAGAAGAACTTAGAGAGCGTGTTAAAAAAGAATTAGACGAGTATTTCCAACAAAACGCTGACGTATACTTCGTTAACAAAGTCTTGGAACAAATCACGGAGAAAGAAGAAATCCAACTTCCAGAAGCATTCTTGGTAAAATGGTTAATGTTCTCTAACCAAAATATCCAGTCTGAAGAGCAGGCTAAAGAAATCTTGGAAAACGAGAAAAGCCAAATCAAATACCAAATCTTGGAAGGTAAATTGATGACACAAAACGAAATCAATTTAGAATACAACGACATCTTAGCACAAGCTGAGCAATTGGTAAGAAACCAGTTAGCAATCTACGGTATCCACCACCTTTCTGACGAAGAAATCCAAAAGTACGCAGTTGAAATGCTGAAAGACGAAAACCAAATCCGTCAAATTTCCTCAGAAGTGGCAATGGCTAAGTTGAAAGACGCGATCCTTGACAAAGCTTCGAAAAAAGAAACAAAAATTTCTCACGATGAGTTTCTTGAAGAACTTAAGAAATAA